A window from Lachnoanaerobaculum umeaense encodes these proteins:
- a CDS encoding IS110 family RNA-guided transposase, with the protein MKSNTQNTKIEAITETTLVLGIDVGSETHYARAFDYRGIEYSKKPFKFSNDEAGFVTFKAWILDIKEKHGKDKVVPGMEPTGHYWFNLGKFLQDNEMKPVLVNPHHVKKSKELDDNNPTKNDRKDPKVIAGLVREGRYMIPYLPEGVYADLRTASNMRFQLQAELTRIQNRISRWFNIYFPEYKTVYGQPDAKSGMLILKVVPLPEDILTLGIDGVNQIWRDAKVRAVGKARAKTLIEAAEHSVGSKEGEISARMEIRMLLEDYESRNTRLQEVVALIEELVKKIPMAEKLLEIKGVGIKTVSGFLAEVGDISRFNNPKELQKLAGLALVENSSGKHKGETTISRRGRKRLRYLLFEVAMSLVSKNPEFRELHSYYITRKLNPLKKMQSLMAVAAKLLRVFFAMLTKGMDYDPKKLVGDTKRPAVYLQVA; encoded by the coding sequence ATGAAGTCTAACACACAAAATACAAAAATTGAAGCAATTACAGAAACTACTTTGGTGCTCGGAATCGATGTCGGAAGTGAAACGCATTATGCAAGAGCTTTTGATTACCGAGGAATCGAGTATTCTAAGAAACCGTTTAAGTTTAGTAATGATGAGGCCGGATTCGTGACGTTTAAGGCATGGATTCTGGACATCAAAGAAAAGCATGGTAAGGACAAGGTGGTTCCGGGAATGGAGCCTACCGGCCACTACTGGTTCAATCTTGGTAAGTTCCTTCAGGACAACGAGATGAAGCCGGTTCTTGTGAATCCTCATCATGTAAAGAAATCAAAAGAACTCGACGATAACAATCCGACAAAGAACGATCGTAAGGATCCGAAAGTCATAGCAGGACTAGTTAGAGAGGGACGTTACATGATCCCATACCTGCCTGAGGGTGTTTATGCAGATCTTAGAACTGCATCTAACATGAGATTTCAGCTACAAGCGGAGCTTACAAGAATTCAGAATAGGATCAGTCGTTGGTTCAATATATATTTTCCTGAATACAAAACAGTGTACGGGCAGCCGGATGCTAAAAGTGGAATGCTGATTCTTAAGGTGGTGCCACTTCCGGAAGATATCCTGACGTTGGGTATCGATGGTGTGAACCAAATCTGGCGAGATGCGAAGGTGAGAGCAGTTGGGAAAGCTAGGGCAAAGACCCTGATAGAAGCTGCTGAGCACAGTGTTGGAAGCAAAGAAGGTGAAATATCTGCAAGGATGGAAATCCGTATGCTGCTGGAGGATTATGAGTCCAGAAATACTCGTCTTCAGGAAGTAGTAGCTCTGATTGAAGAGCTGGTAAAAAAGATTCCAATGGCTGAAAAGCTGTTGGAAATTAAGGGGGTAGGAATCAAGACGGTGTCGGGATTCCTGGCTGAAGTAGGCGATATAAGCCGCTTCAATAACCCAAAAGAACTGCAGAAACTTGCAGGTTTAGCATTGGTTGAGAATAGTTCGGGTAAACATAAGGGTGAGACAACAATAAGCAGACGAGGTCGAAAGAGACTAAGATATCTGCTCTTCGAGGTTGCAATGTCCCTTGTGTCAAAGAATCCGGAGTTCAGGGAACTCCACTCATACTATATAACCAGAAAGCTGAATCCATTAAAGAAGATGCAGTCGCTGATGGCTGTGGCGGCAAAGCTGCTCCGTGTCTTCTTTGCAATGCTGACCAAGGGCATGGACTATGATCCCAAAAAGCTGGTTGGTGATACAAAGAGACCGGCAGTATATCTGCAGGTAGCATAA
- a CDS encoding leucine-rich repeat domain-containing protein, with protein sequence MAKIFKKHKYIFIIFLLCLILYAILSNLKCRVIIKNNVFIGIKSGIIEKKEDLKVIEIPDNVTGIGIFALEHCTKLERVILPDSIKEIRMGAFYDCPNLKNINLPERLEVIRKAAFSNCKSLTDVKIPNGVKIIEKGTFGECISLENIQLSNNTTEIEEIAFYNCISLKSIYLPDSLKKIGSAAFFNCSSLSTVNMPEGIESVGGNVFDGTEVFENSVADEYGSVYLGKVLLYNKGSKDTVVVKDSTKIIANAAFINNYRLKEIKLPEGIIEIGDNCFENCEALKKINIKEGLKKIGENSFVGSGVEEVKLPESITEIGYGAFNNCKDLSDINLPSGIERIAGYSFENTKYLNNIEQDEYGCKYVENILLSSEDNGSSIIHIKAGTRVIGAQAFENRNDIEEVYIPKSVETIDFKAFFLCSNLKKVDFEEGIKLKEINYFTFVGCEKIENIDLPNSLEAINAYSFGGCSFTKIKIPENVEYLDSYAIRECYSLKEIELPERLRGEYHWIETDGIKTPKLVFY encoded by the coding sequence ATGGCTAAAATTTTTAAAAAACATAAATATATATTTATAATATTTTTACTTTGCCTTATCCTTTATGCTATATTATCAAATTTGAAGTGTAGGGTAATAATTAAAAATAATGTCTTTATAGGAATAAAAAGCGGAATTATAGAAAAAAAAGAAGATTTGAAAGTGATAGAGATACCTGATAATGTGACGGGAATTGGGATTTTTGCTTTGGAACACTGTACAAAATTGGAGAGGGTTATATTACCCGACAGCATTAAAGAGATTAGAATGGGAGCTTTTTATGATTGCCCAAATTTAAAAAATATTAATTTGCCTGAAAGATTGGAGGTAATAAGAAAAGCTGCTTTTTCAAATTGCAAATCATTGACTGATGTTAAAATTCCAAATGGAGTCAAAATAATAGAGAAAGGTACATTTGGAGAATGTATTTCTTTAGAAAATATACAATTATCAAATAATACAACGGAAATAGAAGAAATAGCATTTTATAATTGTATAAGTTTAAAAAGTATATATTTGCCGGACAGCTTAAAAAAAATTGGGAGTGCTGCCTTTTTTAATTGCAGCAGCTTATCTACAGTGAATATGCCTGAAGGGATTGAAAGTGTAGGGGGAAATGTATTTGATGGCACTGAAGTCTTTGAAAACAGTGTAGCTGACGAATATGGATCTGTATACCTTGGAAAAGTTCTTTTATATAATAAAGGTTCAAAGGATACAGTTGTAGTTAAAGATTCAACAAAGATAATTGCAAATGCCGCATTTATAAACAACTACAGATTGAAAGAGATCAAACTGCCTGAAGGAATAATTGAAATTGGAGATAACTGCTTTGAGAATTGTGAGGCATTGAAAAAGATAAATATTAAAGAAGGTTTGAAAAAAATAGGAGAAAATTCATTTGTGGGGTCCGGCGTAGAGGAGGTTAAATTGCCTGAAAGTATAACTGAAATTGGATACGGAGCATTTAATAATTGTAAGGACTTGTCAGATATTAATTTACCATCAGGAATAGAGAGGATTGCCGGTTACAGTTTTGAAAATACAAAGTACTTAAACAATATAGAACAGGATGAATATGGATGTAAGTATGTAGAGAATATACTTTTGTCTTCTGAAGATAACGGAAGTTCAATAATCCATATTAAAGCAGGAACCCGGGTGATTGGTGCACAAGCTTTTGAAAACAGAAACGATATTGAAGAGGTATATATTCCTAAAAGTGTAGAAACAATCGATTTTAAGGCATTTTTTCTATGTTCAAATTTAAAAAAAGTGGATTTTGAAGAAGGTATCAAATTGAAAGAAATTAATTATTTTACATTTGTCGGATGTGAAAAAATAGAAAATATTGATTTACCTAACAGCTTAGAAGCAATAAATGCATATTCTTTTGGGGGGTGTTCTTTTACTAAAATAAAAATACCGGAAAATGTAGAATATCTGGATTCATACGCTATCAGGGAATGTTATTCATTAAAGGAAATAGAGTTGCCTGAGAGATTAAGGGGGGAATATCACTGGATTGAGACGGATGGGATTAAGACTCCTAAACTTGTGTTTTATTAA
- a CDS encoding DUF4280 domain-containing protein encodes MANDIQKMYEHQEMKGYGGYEYVVRGAEVSCSYGSKTCVLNLPKDHGIVLADGRPMIITSDCTAQNIRGFGMCYKNRRNPCKCNHELSEWSVERKQTMQIEDSITKKMKYVVTKDSTTICKIGGVVSFKTSGQTSPSYENINVKGAVEIVEDVKGSWERGSDGSDFLGHVKVKNSGAYKFGIGLYYDKTCGTPGDVFIYESKMGKLECIGEYMIQKHVKKEEKFRESMLEIREDNYKYVPSPYYWYYWINVILFADTDYYFEVDCPGENTFDYKLIGNQEKEKLDSNYTAGVWILNPGLKKSNPDVYGYLRLLNYLYKNNKGNEVVIMYLAPEYNWLVRDFMSVRVAQGKSIASDGSNFLSAVSLSFTGLTYIKVIPDAVKAIMGNASAALSGIALIIALLPNSVLERVKEKMYQNPNDCLKITLYDVSDGTSINGDSNITSYKVEICSEYSENISMEICGEKYLPGKFHMLKTQEITLQKMQTISDNIEEIFKNIDETF; translated from the coding sequence GTGGCGAACGATATACAGAAAATGTATGAGCATCAGGAAATGAAGGGGTATGGTGGATATGAATATGTGGTAAGAGGTGCAGAGGTTTCCTGTAGCTATGGAAGCAAAACATGCGTATTAAATTTGCCAAAGGATCATGGAATTGTATTAGCAGATGGAAGGCCTATGATAATAACAAGTGATTGTACGGCTCAAAATATAAGAGGATTTGGAATGTGTTATAAGAATAGAAGAAATCCATGTAAATGCAATCATGAACTTAGCGAATGGTCTGTTGAAAGAAAGCAAACTATGCAGATAGAAGACTCTATAACCAAAAAAATGAAGTATGTAGTTACAAAGGACTCTACTACGATATGTAAAATAGGAGGAGTAGTTTCATTCAAAACATCAGGTCAAACATCACCAAGCTATGAGAATATAAATGTTAAAGGTGCTGTGGAGATAGTGGAAGATGTAAAGGGGAGTTGGGAAAGAGGATCTGATGGGAGTGATTTTTTAGGACATGTAAAGGTTAAAAACTCAGGTGCGTATAAATTTGGGATAGGACTATATTATGATAAAACTTGTGGTACGCCGGGAGATGTATTTATCTATGAAAGTAAAATGGGAAAGTTAGAATGCATAGGTGAATATATGATACAAAAACATGTGAAAAAAGAAGAAAAATTTCGAGAAAGTATGTTAGAAATTCGTGAGGACAATTATAAATATGTACCAAGCCCATATTACTGGTACTATTGGATAAATGTAATTCTTTTTGCAGATACAGATTACTATTTTGAAGTTGATTGTCCGGGAGAAAATACATTTGATTATAAACTTATTGGTAATCAGGAAAAAGAAAAATTAGATAGCAATTATACAGCGGGAGTGTGGATTTTAAATCCCGGATTAAAAAAAAGTAATCCTGATGTATATGGCTATTTAAGGTTATTAAATTACCTTTATAAAAATAATAAAGGTAATGAGGTTGTAATTATGTATTTAGCACCGGAATATAATTGGTTAGTTAGAGATTTTATGTCAGTGAGAGTAGCACAGGGAAAAAGTATAGCAAGTGACGGCTCCAATTTTTTGAGTGCAGTATCATTGTCATTTACAGGATTGACATATATCAAAGTGATTCCTGATGCAGTAAAAGCTATAATGGGAAATGCCAGTGCTGCTTTGTCAGGAATAGCACTAATAATTGCACTTCTTCCCAATTCAGTATTGGAAAGAGTAAAAGAAAAAATGTACCAAAATCCAAATGATTGTTTGAAAATCACATTATATGATGTCAGTGATGGAACTAGTATAAATGGTGATTCTAATATAACGAGCTACAAAGTTGAAATCTGTTCAGAATATTCGGAAAATATAAGCATGGAAATCTGTGGTGAAAAATATTTACCGGGGAAATTCCATATGCTTAAAACTCAAGAAATAACTTTACAAAAAATGCAAACGATTAGTGACAATATAGAAGAAATTTTTAAAAATATAGATGAAACTTTTTGA
- a CDS encoding FHA domain-containing protein, whose product MSNIMDCPYGHRFSKTRYGTICPHCGFDLDTPEKVYVNLRKECGLSLKEERPVCAWLVCIEGARRGKSYVISFGENFIGTDRDNEIQILGDEKMLGKFALVFFDKETREANMIPARADGIVYMDNKPVYDKYVLKNKDILEIGESKFMYVELLSAIIKYFPGFEYEEIDNEDKEKLIKKERKYRKLKREKPTEEEKYRDKRVGKNLSFEEEKPTYAWLVCIEGKRQGKSYNVTEGKNYIGSHDIMSIQIIGDEDIRDKNHAVIAYDTRNLQGTLLGEESMGFVRLNESATYTSKDLKEGDILEVGKSKFFYFDFAKEYHQW is encoded by the coding sequence ATGTCAAACATAATGGACTGCCCTTACGGACACAGGTTTTCAAAAACAAGATATGGGACAATATGTCCACACTGTGGTTTTGATCTGGACACTCCTGAAAAGGTCTATGTAAATTTAAGAAAAGAATGTGGGCTTTCCCTAAAGGAAGAACGACCGGTATGTGCGTGGCTTGTATGTATAGAGGGTGCAAGACGAGGGAAGAGTTATGTAATAAGCTTCGGAGAAAACTTTATAGGTACTGACAGAGACAATGAAATACAGATACTTGGGGATGAGAAGATGCTTGGTAAGTTTGCCTTAGTATTTTTTGATAAAGAGACAAGAGAAGCAAACATGATTCCTGCAAGAGCTGATGGAATTGTATATATGGATAATAAGCCTGTATATGATAAATATGTTCTTAAAAATAAAGATATCTTGGAAATAGGTGAGAGTAAGTTCATGTATGTGGAGCTTTTATCCGCAATCATCAAATATTTTCCGGGATTTGAATATGAAGAGATAGATAATGAGGATAAAGAAAAACTGATAAAAAAAGAGAGAAAGTATAGGAAGCTTAAAAGAGAAAAACCAACGGAGGAAGAAAAATACAGAGATAAAAGGGTAGGTAAAAATCTTTCTTTTGAAGAAGAAAAGCCGACTTATGCATGGCTTGTATGTATAGAAGGAAAGCGTCAAGGAAAGTCTTATAATGTAACGGAAGGAAAAAACTATATAGGAAGTCATGATATTATGAGCATACAGATTATAGGAGATGAAGATATAAGAGATAAGAATCATGCTGTTATAGCCTATGATACAAGAAATTTGCAAGGAACACTTCTTGGAGAAGAGTCCATGGGATTTGTAAGGCTAAATGAATCGGCAACATATACATCGAAAGATTTAAAAGAAGGAGACATCTTGGAGGTTGGCAAGAGTAAGTTTTTCTACTTTGACTTTGCAAAAGAATACCATCAGTGGTAG
- a CDS encoding acetate and sugar kinases/Hsc70/actin family protein, producing the protein MGYKLNREIKVEQAALYSRSELELMSEYRLREVCRREHIVKGLDKNLTNEELIEMILSYCQSFEDELIRKEIPGGRERIEQILDKFIIREPEKEELRISGKISIYEGAALNFLDDYKIEYKDKFLNTNALIVSGDKKVCAVFNVVAMGDKKDSLYLVKEADLSCIVTETKDYSLYLMERDVSEFIYHTYIGDKEVNASLLKYKAYKLPIMDFEVLPLIELHMPIAVDLGSTNTTVAMYADSSYYRQINTAKQRGIKENTICHTVFFESVGGENFMEMMIPTVVAVTEVKENCIEYAFGRKALWYANLSYTDKGFSVFYDIKRWVGDFERKEELTDSKGRYRYVQRIEIIGAYLRHVLDITRDSFKCCIKEVYITVPVKQKHVYEQMLVILSEMLSLEIKVTLDESTAVLYSFISKMREKNRLKDGESYKALIMDCGGGTTDLSACKFKVHAKGDIQTYIMENSYKNGNTDFGGNNITYRIMQLLKLKIVSKLLGLEKDLGSEVIDELSGDPYRYIDEESVESFYEGLQKAYESVEEILPTAFKNFETYGKEGYYRVRNNYFFLFTLADEIKQGLFSGNDIVIEVPEDKNIKSGLLRLEADRYKLSIFKEDKLDILEEMPKINFNRYEVEKLIAGEIYAVMKAFMERLYINGELYNFDMIRLTGQSCKIGLFRDALKEFVPGNMMQSGGSVKKEELKLACVDGLMRYLYDKRTGYAGFDIREEEALIPYKIKALSYSGKEEVLIDGFECNKMTGSLLRSLEDILLRMYLYDASENIRYEYLFHFKKDEARETDRMELAGRYSGYIKQEDTDDIQNGELKIFAFVDYKKWGFQIVPVYRLKDILYAGEGQEYKFETDEWICDFFDGEH; encoded by the coding sequence ATGGGCTATAAGCTTAACAGAGAAATAAAAGTGGAACAGGCTGCACTGTATTCAAGAAGCGAGCTTGAGTTAATGAGTGAATACAGACTAAGGGAGGTTTGTCGTAGGGAGCATATAGTAAAGGGACTTGATAAGAACCTGACAAATGAAGAGCTTATAGAGATGATTCTTTCATATTGCCAAAGTTTTGAAGACGAGTTGATAAGAAAAGAGATACCCGGTGGAAGGGAGCGTATAGAGCAAATCCTTGATAAGTTCATTATAAGAGAGCCTGAGAAAGAAGAACTTCGAATATCAGGGAAAATCAGTATTTATGAAGGTGCTGCGTTAAACTTTTTAGATGATTATAAAATTGAGTACAAAGATAAATTCTTAAATACAAATGCCCTGATTGTAAGTGGGGATAAAAAGGTGTGTGCCGTATTTAATGTTGTAGCAATGGGAGATAAAAAGGATTCTTTATATTTGGTAAAAGAGGCTGATCTTTCATGCATTGTTACTGAAACAAAGGATTACAGCCTTTATCTTATGGAAAGGGATGTTTCAGAGTTTATATATCATACATATATAGGAGATAAAGAAGTAAATGCGTCACTTCTAAAATATAAAGCCTATAAACTTCCTATAATGGACTTTGAAGTACTTCCACTTATTGAGTTACACATGCCGATAGCTGTAGATTTGGGTTCTACCAATACAACTGTTGCTATGTATGCTGACAGCAGCTATTACAGGCAGATAAATACGGCGAAGCAAAGAGGCATAAAGGAGAATACCATCTGTCATACTGTTTTTTTTGAATCTGTCGGTGGAGAAAACTTTATGGAGATGATGATTCCGACAGTAGTTGCTGTAACAGAGGTTAAAGAGAATTGTATAGAGTACGCTTTTGGAAGAAAAGCTTTGTGGTATGCCAATCTAAGCTATACGGATAAAGGTTTTTCAGTCTTTTATGATATTAAAAGATGGGTAGGAGATTTTGAGAGGAAGGAAGAACTCACAGACTCAAAGGGAAGGTACAGATATGTACAAAGAATAGAGATTATAGGGGCATACCTAAGGCATGTACTGGACATTACCAGAGACAGTTTTAAATGCTGTATAAAAGAGGTGTATATTACAGTACCCGTAAAGCAAAAACATGTTTATGAGCAAATGCTCGTTATTTTGTCGGAAATGCTTTCGTTAGAAATAAAGGTTACTTTGGATGAAAGCACAGCAGTACTTTATAGTTTTATAAGTAAGATGAGGGAGAAAAATCGTTTGAAAGACGGTGAAAGCTATAAGGCACTGATAATGGACTGTGGAGGAGGAACCACGGATCTTAGTGCATGTAAGTTTAAGGTACATGCAAAGGGTGATATACAGACCTATATCATGGAAAACAGCTACAAAAACGGTAATACTGATTTTGGAGGTAATAATATTACCTACAGAATAATGCAACTTCTAAAATTGAAAATTGTGTCAAAACTTCTTGGACTTGAGAAAGACCTCGGTAGTGAAGTGATTGATGAACTTTCAGGAGATCCTTACAGATATATTGATGAGGAAAGTGTGGAAAGCTTCTATGAGGGTTTGCAAAAAGCTTATGAAAGTGTGGAAGAAATTTTACCTACTGCTTTTAAGAACTTTGAGACCTATGGAAAGGAAGGATATTACAGAGTAAGAAATAATTACTTCTTTTTATTCACCCTGGCAGATGAAATAAAACAAGGACTTTTTTCAGGAAATGATATTGTTATAGAGGTACCTGAGGATAAGAATATAAAGTCGGGACTTCTAAGGCTTGAGGCGGATCGTTATAAGCTTTCTATATTTAAAGAAGATAAACTTGATATATTGGAAGAAATGCCAAAGATAAATTTTAACCGTTATGAAGTGGAAAAGCTTATTGCCGGTGAAATATATGCGGTTATGAAAGCATTTATGGAAAGACTTTATATAAATGGGGAACTTTATAACTTTGATATGATAAGGCTTACAGGGCAGTCCTGCAAGATCGGTCTTTTTAGAGATGCACTGAAAGAATTTGTACCCGGTAATATGATGCAAAGTGGAGGAAGTGTTAAAAAAGAAGAACTTAAACTTGCATGTGTCGATGGACTTATGAGATATCTGTATGATAAGCGTACAGGATATGCAGGTTTTGATATTCGAGAAGAAGAGGCACTGATACCATATAAGATTAAGGCATTGTCCTATTCAGGCAAAGAGGAAGTGCTCATTGACGGTTTTGAATGTAATAAAATGACCGGTAGTTTGTTAAGAAGTTTGGAGGATATATTACTTAGAATGTATCTGTATGATGCTTCGGAGAATATAAGATATGAATATCTGTTTCACTTTAAAAAAGATGAGGCAAGAGAGACTGACAGAATGGAACTTGCCGGAAGATATAGCGGATATATTAAGCAGGAAGACACTGATGATATACAAAATGGAGAACTGAAGATATTTGCCTTTGTAGACTATAAAAAATGGGGATTTCAGATAGTACCGGTATATAGGTTGAAAGATATATTATATGCAGGAGAGGGGCAGGAGTATAAGTTTGAAACCGACGAGTGGATTTGTGACTTTTTTGATGGAGAACACTAA
- a CDS encoding serine/threonine protein phosphatase, giving the protein MRKQNSRFNTNFISEEGSALKNSDYFAYAELDNFACYVLADGIEDIADTESAKEAVESVILKFQEKPSMSKASIHKYLKYANEVLLKSEKYMRLKASIVVAVTDYENLRLAYAGNTRIRLYRNNKVFYKSTDTSLSSEMVSNELLSEDALSRHEQRSNLYSYLGQKDFSPVISGKIKLFDTDILILYTKGIWENVSEGEIDKIFENSGKDPSECLGEVETAILDKNRKYIDNYTIAGIYIDKVFIESDTKKKRRRKLILIGSIVAVVLILATVIAIYFYTRYRKELKEDMDTHYDKMLKFIEMENYKKADTECEESIKKAEGLRDKDMKELLYHYEQVIEGILEADEKYNTESYSEAKSLYKLVLDEIPYADNAGLSYVKGKLDFISGYESVNLSLDNGDILFDSEIYERARERYNDAKNESRKIGYEEGKLKAEAKLLAVDQAIAKDQEGKQAEADKQSKNFQSANDMLSAGDEALSKGDFLSARANYNTAKDLLEKSGESAGLAEIEEKISTADKKISESEEEKNTASGYAIIGDEAFLRGDFETARENYEYARRLYVKLNDEINTIQMDKKLNDVQKRIDEIKQKEAVSSTATNESTVQQTSESESSSN; this is encoded by the coding sequence ATGCGTAAGCAAAACAGCAGATTTAATACAAACTTTATTTCAGAAGAGGGCAGTGCACTTAAAAACAGTGATTATTTTGCTTATGCGGAGCTTGATAATTTTGCCTGCTATGTATTGGCAGACGGTATTGAGGATATAGCAGATACCGAGTCTGCAAAGGAAGCGGTGGAAAGTGTAATTTTAAAATTTCAGGAAAAACCGTCAATGTCAAAGGCAAGTATACATAAGTATCTAAAATATGCAAATGAAGTACTGTTAAAGTCTGAAAAGTACATGAGACTAAAGGCATCAATAGTAGTTGCAGTAACCGATTATGAGAATTTGCGTTTAGCATATGCCGGAAATACAAGAATAAGATTATATAGAAATAATAAAGTTTTTTATAAAAGTACTGATACATCTTTAAGCAGTGAGATGGTGTCAAATGAACTGCTTAGTGAAGATGCCTTATCAAGACATGAACAAAGAAGCAATTTATATTCATACTTGGGCCAGAAGGATTTTTCTCCCGTAATATCAGGAAAAATAAAACTTTTTGATACAGATATTTTAATTCTCTATACAAAGGGCATTTGGGAGAATGTGTCCGAGGGAGAAATTGATAAGATTTTTGAAAACAGTGGAAAAGATCCGAGCGAATGTCTTGGAGAAGTGGAAACTGCCATACTCGATAAAAACAGAAAATATATTGATAATTATACAATTGCAGGGATTTATATTGATAAAGTATTTATTGAGTCGGATACGAAGAAGAAAAGAAGAAGGAAGCTCATTTTAATCGGTTCGATTGTTGCTGTAGTTTTAATATTAGCTACAGTTATTGCTATATATTTTTATACTCGATATAGAAAAGAGTTAAAAGAAGATATGGATACACATTATGATAAGATGCTTAAATTTATTGAAATGGAAAATTATAAAAAAGCGGATACAGAATGTGAAGAGTCAATAAAGAAGGCTGAAGGCCTCAGAGATAAGGATATGAAAGAGTTGCTTTATCACTATGAACAAGTTATTGAAGGAATACTTGAGGCAGATGAAAAATACAATACAGAAAGTTACAGTGAAGCAAAATCTTTATATAAACTTGTATTGGATGAAATTCCATATGCAGATAATGCCGGGCTTTCTTATGTAAAAGGAAAACTTGATTTTATATCGGGATATGAAAGCGTAAATCTAAGTTTGGATAATGGAGATATACTTTTTGACTCTGAAATATACGAAAGGGCAAGAGAACGATACAATGACGCAAAAAATGAGTCAAGAAAGATAGGTTATGAAGAGGGAAAGTTAAAGGCGGAGGCCAAACTCCTAGCAGTAGATCAAGCTATTGCAAAAGATCAGGAAGGAAAACAGGCTGAAGCGGACAAACAGTCAAAAAACTTTCAATCGGCAAATGATATGTTAAGTGCGGGAGATGAGGCATTAAGTAAAGGTGATTTTTTGTCTGCAAGGGCAAACTATAATACGGCAAAAGATTTGTTGGAAAAATCAGGTGAAAGTGCCGGGCTTGCTGAGATAGAGGAGAAAATCTCTACAGCAGATAAGAAAATCAGTGAAAGTGAAGAGGAAAAAAATACTGCAAGCGGCTATGCGATTATAGGAGATGAAGCCTTTTTAAGGGGTGATTTTGAAACAGCCAGAGAAAATTATGAGTATGCAAGAAGACTTTATGTAAAGCTTAATGATGAGATAAATACAATACAGATGGATAAAAAGCTTAATGATGTACAAAAAAGGATTGACGAAATAAAGCAGAAAGAAGCAGTATCTTCTACAGCAACTAATGAATCCACAGTACAGCAAACAAGCGAGTCGGAGTCTTCGTCAAACTGA
- a CDS encoding PP2C family protein-serine/threonine phosphatase — protein MSFYILPYVVSSFHGKNNYEVNNMEIALWANVICIIIAFGILILRISIQVKKGKNGIFDVEAVLDIGKRQIQTNAYGIKRLNGGMMAVLTAGEGRDYAGKVAALTTVRTFTKLYDQYDSTQSPDSFFEKVFKLANTNVLNIPDMGKAYAGCIVLNGNTLKYAIVGHMNIYILRGKELILLSKGQIMEELIKEKVSKGLLSKEAALRISDINRAYNFVGRDDYMPPLVSRNDIRLKKKDMLVMLTESVQNSISVREMEEVLVKKNSCKEKAREIIEVIKGKNKETANLGLIIIGM, from the coding sequence GTGAGTTTTTATATATTGCCTTATGTGGTAAGCAGTTTTCATGGTAAAAATAATTATGAGGTAAATAATATGGAAATTGCTTTATGGGCAAATGTAATTTGCATAATAATTGCTTTTGGAATTTTAATTCTAAGGATATCTATACAAGTAAAAAAAGGAAAAAACGGTATATTTGATGTAGAAGCTGTACTTGATATAGGAAAAAGACAGATTCAGACAAATGCATATGGTATTAAAAGATTAAATGGCGGCATGATGGCGGTTCTTACAGCAGGGGAAGGAAGAGATTATGCAGGAAAAGTTGCGGCACTGACTACAGTAAGAACTTTTACTAAATTATATGACCAATATGACAGTACACAAAGTCCTGACAGCTTCTTTGAAAAGGTATTTAAACTGGCTAATACAAATGTACTAAATATACCGGATATGGGAAAGGCTTATGCAGGATGTATTGTACTAAATGGAAATACATTGAAATACGCCATAGTCGGGCATATGAATATTTATATTTTAAGAGGAAAAGAACTTATACTCCTTAGTAAGGGGCAGATTATGGAGGAGCTTATAAAAGAAAAAGTAAGTAAAGGGCTTTTAAGTAAAGAGGCGGCACTTAGAATTTCCGATATAAACAGGGCATACAATTTTGTAGGAAGAGATGATTATATGCCTCCTCTTGTAAGTAGGAATGATATAAGATTAAAGAAAAAAGATATGCTTGTAATGCTAACTGAAAGTGTGCAAAACAGTATTTCAGTTAGGGAAATGGAAGAAGTTCTTGTAAAAAAGAACTCATGTAAAGAAAAAGCAAGAGAGATTATAGAAGTTATAAAAGGTAAAAATAAAGAAACGGCTAATCTGGGACTGATAATTATTGGAATGTAG